A stretch of the Vanacampus margaritifer isolate UIUO_Vmar chromosome 6, RoL_Vmar_1.0, whole genome shotgun sequence genome encodes the following:
- the srpk2 gene encoding SRSF protein kinase 2 isoform X5, producing MLGVNSLVLTMQSRKRKPKGKKEKPGHHRRPETQQKASASVPPPPPPPPPPPEPAGPPEPEEEILGSDDEEQEDPTDYCKGGYHPVKIGDLFNGRYHVIRKLGWGHFSTVWLCWDIQVKNFVAMKVVKSAQHYTETALDEIKLLRCVRESDPADPNKDMVVQLIDDFKISGVNGIHVCMVFEVLGHHLLKWIIKSNYQGLPLPCVKSIIKQVLQGLDYLHTKCKIIHTDIKPENILMCVDDVFVRRMAMEATEWQKAGAPPPSGSAVSTAPQLKPVSTTDVGKISKNKKKKLKKKQKRQAELLEKRMLEIEALEREAEKKEERANEECDEEEEDEEEEEEGTNEEDAPKPERQSTPTSAPPGPCMALGESDEDDDEEEDGEEEEEEEGGERPTRLTNHTCAAHNEEPSDEQEEEEEEEEEEEAPRIIDDDCGKDTEEEETTPVAEKDAPIPPGNGDLTQAGEQEQEQEQEEEEGLKDLEVEKEVERVNDKEKENELEEKETEKTDEDKEEEEEEEEEEEEEDEDDDTTADLLTDNSSPVKTHANNNNEAKTNGHVLLASEGSDAHLPPTSGPLLCPLVESELSYTDRDLSLSSGYEMFNGEAGEPGLTNGSGELPRAAVALFPELPLDPEPGSPVCGGTGDTGAGKSPESPAADRSRTVSSSSTGETPKARARAADLLINPLDPRNAESIRVKIADLGNACWVHKHFTEDIQTRQYRSIEVLIGAGYSTPADIWSTACMAFELATGDYLFEPHSGEDYSRDEDHIAHIIELLGCIPRHFALSGKYSREFFNRRGELRHITKLKPWSLFDVLVEKYGWAHEDAGHFTQFLLPMLEMVPEKRASAGECLNHAWLNS from the exons GCCTGAGACGCAGCAGAAAGCCTCGGCGAGTGTCCCTCCTCCCCCGCCACCCCCTCCGCCTCCCCCAGAGCCGGCGGGGCCCCCGGAGCCGGAGGAGGAGATCCTGGGCTCCGACGATGAGGAGCAGGAGGACCCAACGGACTACTGCAAAG GAGGCTACCATCCGGTCAAGATCGGAGACTTGTTCAACGGGAGGTACCATGTGATAAGGAAGTTGGGGTGGGGCCATTTCTCCACCGTATGGCTATGCTGGGACATACA agtgaAGAACTTTGTGGCCATGAAGGTGGTGAAAAGCGCCCAGCATTACACCGAGACGGCCCTGGATGAGATCAAACTGCTGCGATGC gTGAGGGAGAGCGACCCCGCCGACCCCAACAAGGACATGGTGGTCCAGCTGATAGATGATTTTAAAATCTCTGGTGTCAACGGCATTC ATGTGTGCATGGTGTTCGAGGTACTGGGTCATCACCTGCTCAAGTGGATCATCAAGTCCAACTACCAAGGCCTGCCGCTGCCATGCGTCAAGAGCATCATCAAACAG GTCTTGCAAGGGCTGGACTACCTGCACaccaaatgtaaaatcatccACACGGACATCAAGCCCGAGAACATCCTGATGTGCGTGGACGATGTGTTTGTCAGGCGCATGGCCATGGAGGCCACCGAGTGGCAGAAAGCCGGAGCTCCGCCCCCTTCTGGGTCGGCGG ttagCACAGCCCCCCAGCTCAAACCGGTGAGTACGACTGAT GTGGGCAAAATCTccaagaacaagaagaagaagcttaAGAAGAAGCAAAAGCGTCAGGCCGAGTTGCTGGAAAAGCGGATGCTGGAGATCGAAGCCCTGGAGAGGGAAGCCGAGAAGAAGGAGGAGCGAGCCAACGAAGAGTgcgacgaggaagaggaggacgaagaggaggaggaggaggggacgAACGAAGAGGATGCGCCGAAGCCGGAGCGGCAGTCCACGCCGACCTCGGCGCCTCCGGGTCCCTGCATGGCCCTCGGAGAGAgcgatgaggatgacgatgaggaggaggacggggaagaggaggaggaggaggaaggtggcGAGAGGCCCACAAGGTTGACCAATCATACAT GTGCGGCGCACAACGAGGAGCCCAGCGacgagcaggaggaggaggaagaagaggaggaagaggaagaagccCCCCGCATCATCGATGACGACTGTGGCAAAGACACAGAAGAAGAGGAGACCACGCCCGTGGCCGAAAAAGACGCCCCCATCCCTCCCGGGAATGGAGATTTGACACAGGCGGGggagcaggaacaggaacaggaacaggaggaggaggagggactgAAAGACCTGGAGGTGGAGAAAGAGGTAGAGAGAGTCAACGACAAGGAGAAGGAAAATGAGCTTGAGGAGAAGGAGACGGAGAAGACAGACGAAGacaaggaagaggaggaggaggaggaggaggaggaggaggaagaagacgagGATGACGACACCACCGCCGACCTCCTCACAGACAACAGCTCCCCCGTCAAGACGCACGCCAATAACAACAACGAGGCCAAAACCAACGGCCACGTCCTGCTCGCCTCGGAGGGGTCTGACGCCCACCTGCCCCCCACGTCCGGGCCTCTCCTCTGCCCCCTGGTGGAGTCCGAGCTCAGCTACACCGACAGGGACCTCTCGCTCAGCTCCGGCTACGAGATGTTCAACGGCGAGGCGGGCGAGCCGGGACTCACCAACGGATCGGGCGAGCTCCCCAGGGCCGCCGTGGCGCTCTTTCCAGAGTTGCCTCTGGACCCGGAGCCGGGAAGTCCCGTTTGCGGGGGGACGGGCGACACTGGGGCGGGGAAGTCGCCCGAGAGCCCCGCGGCGGACCGCAGCCGCACTGTGTCGTCATCCAGCACGGGGGAAACGCCTAAAG CCCGAGCCCGAGCCGCAGACCTCCTGATTAACCCACTTGACCCCCGCAACGCTGAATCAATCCGAGTGAAAATAGCTGACCTTGGAAATGCCTGCTGGGTG CACAAGCACTTTACGGAGGACATCCAGACGAGACAGTACCGCTCCATCGAAGTGCTGATAGGAGCCGGTTACAGCACCCCTGCCGACATCTGGAGCACCGCCTGCATG GCCTTTGAACTGGCCACGGGAGATTACCTGTTTGAGCCGCATTCGGGCGAGGACTACTCGAGAGATGAGG ACCACATAGCCCACATCATAGAGCTACTGGGCTGTATCCCAAGACACTTTGCGCTCTCCGGAAAATATTCCCGCGAGTTCTTCAACAGAAGAG GCGAGCTGCGGCACATCACCAAGCTGAAGCCGTGGTCTCTCTTCGACGTGCTGGTGGAGAAGTACGGCTGGGCGCACGAGGACGCCGGCCACTTCACCCAATTCTTGCTGCCCATGCTGGAGATGGTGCCCGAGAAGCGTGCATCCGCGGGAGAATGCCTCAACCACGCGTGGCTCAACTCGTAG
- the srpk2 gene encoding SRSF protein kinase 2 isoform X8: MLGVNSLVLTMQSRKRKPKGKKEKPGHHRRPETQQKASASVPPPPPPPPPPPEPAGPPEPEEEILGSDDEEQEDPTDYCKGGYHPVKIGDLFNGRYHVIRKLGWGHFSTVWLCWDIQVKNFVAMKVVKSAQHYTETALDEIKLLRCVRESDPADPNKDMVVQLIDDFKISGVNGIHVCMVFEVLGHHLLKWIIKSNYQGLPLPCVKSIIKQVLQGLDYLHTKCKIIHTDIKPENILMCVDDVFVRRMAMEATEWQKAGAPPPSGSAVSTAPQLKPVGKISKNKKKKLKKKQKRQAELLEKRMLEIEALEREAEKKEERANEECDEEEEDEEEEEEGTNEEDAPKPERQSTPTSAPPGPCMALGESDEDDDEEEDGEEEEEEEGGERPTRLTNHTCAAHNEEPSDEQEEEEEEEEEEEAPRIIDDDCGKDTEEEETTPVAEKDAPIPPGNGDLTQAGEQEQEQEQEEEEGLKDLEVEKEVERVNDKEKENELEEKETEKTDEDKEEEEEEEEEEEEEDEDDDTTADLLTDNSSPVKTHANNNNEAKTNGHVLLASEGSDAHLPPTSGPLLCPLVESELSYTDRDLSLSSGYEMFNGEAGEPGLTNGSGELPRAAVALFPELPLDPEPGSPVCGGTGDTGAGKSPESPAADRSRTVSSSSTGETPKARARAADLLINPLDPRNAESIRVKIADLGNACWVHKHFTEDIQTRQYRSIEVLIGAGYSTPADIWSTACMAFELATGDYLFEPHSGEDYSRDEDHIALISELLGKVPRKLYAAGKFSKDFFSTKGELRHITKLKPWSLFDVLVEKYGWAHEDAGHFTQFLLPMLEMVPEKRASAGECLNHAWLNS, encoded by the exons GCCTGAGACGCAGCAGAAAGCCTCGGCGAGTGTCCCTCCTCCCCCGCCACCCCCTCCGCCTCCCCCAGAGCCGGCGGGGCCCCCGGAGCCGGAGGAGGAGATCCTGGGCTCCGACGATGAGGAGCAGGAGGACCCAACGGACTACTGCAAAG GAGGCTACCATCCGGTCAAGATCGGAGACTTGTTCAACGGGAGGTACCATGTGATAAGGAAGTTGGGGTGGGGCCATTTCTCCACCGTATGGCTATGCTGGGACATACA agtgaAGAACTTTGTGGCCATGAAGGTGGTGAAAAGCGCCCAGCATTACACCGAGACGGCCCTGGATGAGATCAAACTGCTGCGATGC gTGAGGGAGAGCGACCCCGCCGACCCCAACAAGGACATGGTGGTCCAGCTGATAGATGATTTTAAAATCTCTGGTGTCAACGGCATTC ATGTGTGCATGGTGTTCGAGGTACTGGGTCATCACCTGCTCAAGTGGATCATCAAGTCCAACTACCAAGGCCTGCCGCTGCCATGCGTCAAGAGCATCATCAAACAG GTCTTGCAAGGGCTGGACTACCTGCACaccaaatgtaaaatcatccACACGGACATCAAGCCCGAGAACATCCTGATGTGCGTGGACGATGTGTTTGTCAGGCGCATGGCCATGGAGGCCACCGAGTGGCAGAAAGCCGGAGCTCCGCCCCCTTCTGGGTCGGCGG ttagCACAGCCCCCCAGCTCAAACCG GTGGGCAAAATCTccaagaacaagaagaagaagcttaAGAAGAAGCAAAAGCGTCAGGCCGAGTTGCTGGAAAAGCGGATGCTGGAGATCGAAGCCCTGGAGAGGGAAGCCGAGAAGAAGGAGGAGCGAGCCAACGAAGAGTgcgacgaggaagaggaggacgaagaggaggaggaggaggggacgAACGAAGAGGATGCGCCGAAGCCGGAGCGGCAGTCCACGCCGACCTCGGCGCCTCCGGGTCCCTGCATGGCCCTCGGAGAGAgcgatgaggatgacgatgaggaggaggacggggaagaggaggaggaggaggaaggtggcGAGAGGCCCACAAGGTTGACCAATCATACAT GTGCGGCGCACAACGAGGAGCCCAGCGacgagcaggaggaggaggaagaagaggaggaagaggaagaagccCCCCGCATCATCGATGACGACTGTGGCAAAGACACAGAAGAAGAGGAGACCACGCCCGTGGCCGAAAAAGACGCCCCCATCCCTCCCGGGAATGGAGATTTGACACAGGCGGGggagcaggaacaggaacaggaacaggaggaggaggagggactgAAAGACCTGGAGGTGGAGAAAGAGGTAGAGAGAGTCAACGACAAGGAGAAGGAAAATGAGCTTGAGGAGAAGGAGACGGAGAAGACAGACGAAGacaaggaagaggaggaggaggaggaggaggaggaggaggaagaagacgagGATGACGACACCACCGCCGACCTCCTCACAGACAACAGCTCCCCCGTCAAGACGCACGCCAATAACAACAACGAGGCCAAAACCAACGGCCACGTCCTGCTCGCCTCGGAGGGGTCTGACGCCCACCTGCCCCCCACGTCCGGGCCTCTCCTCTGCCCCCTGGTGGAGTCCGAGCTCAGCTACACCGACAGGGACCTCTCGCTCAGCTCCGGCTACGAGATGTTCAACGGCGAGGCGGGCGAGCCGGGACTCACCAACGGATCGGGCGAGCTCCCCAGGGCCGCCGTGGCGCTCTTTCCAGAGTTGCCTCTGGACCCGGAGCCGGGAAGTCCCGTTTGCGGGGGGACGGGCGACACTGGGGCGGGGAAGTCGCCCGAGAGCCCCGCGGCGGACCGCAGCCGCACTGTGTCGTCATCCAGCACGGGGGAAACGCCTAAAG CCCGAGCCCGAGCCGCAGACCTCCTGATTAACCCACTTGACCCCCGCAACGCTGAATCAATCCGAGTGAAAATAGCTGACCTTGGAAATGCCTGCTGGGTG CACAAGCACTTTACGGAGGACATCCAGACGAGACAGTACCGCTCCATCGAAGTGCTGATAGGAGCCGGTTACAGCACCCCTGCCGACATCTGGAGCACCGCCTGCATG GCCTTTGAACTGGCCACGGGAGATTACCTGTTTGAGCCGCATTCGGGCGAGGACTACTCGAGAGATGAGG ACCACATCGCTCTGATCTCGGAGCTCCTCGGGAAGGTCCCACGCAAACTGTACGCTGCCGGGAAGTTCAGCAAAGACTTTTTCTCCACCAAAG GCGAGCTGCGGCACATCACCAAGCTGAAGCCGTGGTCTCTCTTCGACGTGCTGGTGGAGAAGTACGGCTGGGCGCACGAGGACGCCGGCCACTTCACCCAATTCTTGCTGCCCATGCTGGAGATGGTGCCCGAGAAGCGTGCATCCGCGGGAGAATGCCTCAACCACGCGTGGCTCAACTCGTAG
- the srpk2 gene encoding SRSF protein kinase 2 isoform X4 produces the protein MSVNSEKSSSPERPETQQKASASVPPPPPPPPPPPEPAGPPEPEEEILGSDDEEQEDPTDYCKGGYHPVKIGDLFNGRYHVIRKLGWGHFSTVWLCWDIQVKNFVAMKVVKSAQHYTETALDEIKLLRCVRESDPADPNKDMVVQLIDDFKISGVNGIHVCMVFEVLGHHLLKWIIKSNYQGLPLPCVKSIIKQVLQGLDYLHTKCKIIHTDIKPENILMCVDDVFVRRMAMEATEWQKAGAPPPSGSAVSTAPQLKPVSTTDVGKISKNKKKKLKKKQKRQAELLEKRMLEIEALEREAEKKEERANEECDEEEEDEEEEEEGTNEEDAPKPERQSTPTSAPPGPCMALGESDEDDDEEEDGEEEEEEEGGERPTRLTNHTCAAHNEEPSDEQEEEEEEEEEEEAPRIIDDDCGKDTEEEETTPVAEKDAPIPPGNGDLTQAGEQEQEQEQEEEEGLKDLEVEKEVERVNDKEKENELEEKETEKTDEDKEEEEEEEEEEEEEDEDDDTTADLLTDNSSPVKTHANNNNEAKTNGHVLLASEGSDAHLPPTSGPLLCPLVESELSYTDRDLSLSSGYEMFNGEAGEPGLTNGSGELPRAAVALFPELPLDPEPGSPVCGGTGDTGAGKSPESPAADRSRTVSSSSTGETPKARARAADLLINPLDPRNAESIRVKIADLGNACWVHKHFTEDIQTRQYRSIEVLIGAGYSTPADIWSTACMAFELATGDYLFEPHSGEDYSRDEDHIAHIIELLGCIPRHFALSGKYSREFFNRRDHIALISELLGKVPRKLYAAGKFSKDFFSTKGELRHITKLKPWSLFDVLVEKYGWAHEDAGHFTQFLLPMLEMVPEKRASAGECLNHAWLNS, from the exons GCCTGAGACGCAGCAGAAAGCCTCGGCGAGTGTCCCTCCTCCCCCGCCACCCCCTCCGCCTCCCCCAGAGCCGGCGGGGCCCCCGGAGCCGGAGGAGGAGATCCTGGGCTCCGACGATGAGGAGCAGGAGGACCCAACGGACTACTGCAAAG GAGGCTACCATCCGGTCAAGATCGGAGACTTGTTCAACGGGAGGTACCATGTGATAAGGAAGTTGGGGTGGGGCCATTTCTCCACCGTATGGCTATGCTGGGACATACA agtgaAGAACTTTGTGGCCATGAAGGTGGTGAAAAGCGCCCAGCATTACACCGAGACGGCCCTGGATGAGATCAAACTGCTGCGATGC gTGAGGGAGAGCGACCCCGCCGACCCCAACAAGGACATGGTGGTCCAGCTGATAGATGATTTTAAAATCTCTGGTGTCAACGGCATTC ATGTGTGCATGGTGTTCGAGGTACTGGGTCATCACCTGCTCAAGTGGATCATCAAGTCCAACTACCAAGGCCTGCCGCTGCCATGCGTCAAGAGCATCATCAAACAG GTCTTGCAAGGGCTGGACTACCTGCACaccaaatgtaaaatcatccACACGGACATCAAGCCCGAGAACATCCTGATGTGCGTGGACGATGTGTTTGTCAGGCGCATGGCCATGGAGGCCACCGAGTGGCAGAAAGCCGGAGCTCCGCCCCCTTCTGGGTCGGCGG ttagCACAGCCCCCCAGCTCAAACCGGTGAGTACGACTGAT GTGGGCAAAATCTccaagaacaagaagaagaagcttaAGAAGAAGCAAAAGCGTCAGGCCGAGTTGCTGGAAAAGCGGATGCTGGAGATCGAAGCCCTGGAGAGGGAAGCCGAGAAGAAGGAGGAGCGAGCCAACGAAGAGTgcgacgaggaagaggaggacgaagaggaggaggaggaggggacgAACGAAGAGGATGCGCCGAAGCCGGAGCGGCAGTCCACGCCGACCTCGGCGCCTCCGGGTCCCTGCATGGCCCTCGGAGAGAgcgatgaggatgacgatgaggaggaggacggggaagaggaggaggaggaggaaggtggcGAGAGGCCCACAAGGTTGACCAATCATACAT GTGCGGCGCACAACGAGGAGCCCAGCGacgagcaggaggaggaggaagaagaggaggaagaggaagaagccCCCCGCATCATCGATGACGACTGTGGCAAAGACACAGAAGAAGAGGAGACCACGCCCGTGGCCGAAAAAGACGCCCCCATCCCTCCCGGGAATGGAGATTTGACACAGGCGGGggagcaggaacaggaacaggaacaggaggaggaggagggactgAAAGACCTGGAGGTGGAGAAAGAGGTAGAGAGAGTCAACGACAAGGAGAAGGAAAATGAGCTTGAGGAGAAGGAGACGGAGAAGACAGACGAAGacaaggaagaggaggaggaggaggaggaggaggaggaggaagaagacgagGATGACGACACCACCGCCGACCTCCTCACAGACAACAGCTCCCCCGTCAAGACGCACGCCAATAACAACAACGAGGCCAAAACCAACGGCCACGTCCTGCTCGCCTCGGAGGGGTCTGACGCCCACCTGCCCCCCACGTCCGGGCCTCTCCTCTGCCCCCTGGTGGAGTCCGAGCTCAGCTACACCGACAGGGACCTCTCGCTCAGCTCCGGCTACGAGATGTTCAACGGCGAGGCGGGCGAGCCGGGACTCACCAACGGATCGGGCGAGCTCCCCAGGGCCGCCGTGGCGCTCTTTCCAGAGTTGCCTCTGGACCCGGAGCCGGGAAGTCCCGTTTGCGGGGGGACGGGCGACACTGGGGCGGGGAAGTCGCCCGAGAGCCCCGCGGCGGACCGCAGCCGCACTGTGTCGTCATCCAGCACGGGGGAAACGCCTAAAG CCCGAGCCCGAGCCGCAGACCTCCTGATTAACCCACTTGACCCCCGCAACGCTGAATCAATCCGAGTGAAAATAGCTGACCTTGGAAATGCCTGCTGGGTG CACAAGCACTTTACGGAGGACATCCAGACGAGACAGTACCGCTCCATCGAAGTGCTGATAGGAGCCGGTTACAGCACCCCTGCCGACATCTGGAGCACCGCCTGCATG GCCTTTGAACTGGCCACGGGAGATTACCTGTTTGAGCCGCATTCGGGCGAGGACTACTCGAGAGATGAGG ACCACATAGCCCACATCATAGAGCTACTGGGCTGTATCCCAAGACACTTTGCGCTCTCCGGAAAATATTCCCGCGAGTTCTTCAACAGAAGAG ACCACATCGCTCTGATCTCGGAGCTCCTCGGGAAGGTCCCACGCAAACTGTACGCTGCCGGGAAGTTCAGCAAAGACTTTTTCTCCACCAAAG GCGAGCTGCGGCACATCACCAAGCTGAAGCCGTGGTCTCTCTTCGACGTGCTGGTGGAGAAGTACGGCTGGGCGCACGAGGACGCCGGCCACTTCACCCAATTCTTGCTGCCCATGCTGGAGATGGTGCCCGAGAAGCGTGCATCCGCGGGAGAATGCCTCAACCACGCGTGGCTCAACTCGTAG
- the srpk2 gene encoding SRSF protein kinase 2 isoform X2, which produces MISRKVLTMQSRKRKPKGKKEKPGHHRRPETQQKASASVPPPPPPPPPPPEPAGPPEPEEEILGSDDEEQEDPTDYCKGGYHPVKIGDLFNGRYHVIRKLGWGHFSTVWLCWDIQVKNFVAMKVVKSAQHYTETALDEIKLLRCVRESDPADPNKDMVVQLIDDFKISGVNGIHVCMVFEVLGHHLLKWIIKSNYQGLPLPCVKSIIKQVLQGLDYLHTKCKIIHTDIKPENILMCVDDVFVRRMAMEATEWQKAGAPPPSGSAVSTAPQLKPVSTTDVGKISKNKKKKLKKKQKRQAELLEKRMLEIEALEREAEKKEERANEECDEEEEDEEEEEEGTNEEDAPKPERQSTPTSAPPGPCMALGESDEDDDEEEDGEEEEEEEGGERPTRLTNHTCAAHNEEPSDEQEEEEEEEEEEEAPRIIDDDCGKDTEEEETTPVAEKDAPIPPGNGDLTQAGEQEQEQEQEEEEGLKDLEVEKEVERVNDKEKENELEEKETEKTDEDKEEEEEEEEEEEEEDEDDDTTADLLTDNSSPVKTHANNNNEAKTNGHVLLASEGSDAHLPPTSGPLLCPLVESELSYTDRDLSLSSGYEMFNGEAGEPGLTNGSGELPRAAVALFPELPLDPEPGSPVCGGTGDTGAGKSPESPAADRSRTVSSSSTGETPKARARAADLLINPLDPRNAESIRVKIADLGNACWVHKHFTEDIQTRQYRSIEVLIGAGYSTPADIWSTACMAFELATGDYLFEPHSGEDYSRDEDHIAHIIELLGCIPRHFALSGKYSREFFNRRDHIALISELLGKVPRKLYAAGKFSKDFFSTKGELRHITKLKPWSLFDVLVEKYGWAHEDAGHFTQFLLPMLEMVPEKRASAGECLNHAWLNS; this is translated from the exons GCCTGAGACGCAGCAGAAAGCCTCGGCGAGTGTCCCTCCTCCCCCGCCACCCCCTCCGCCTCCCCCAGAGCCGGCGGGGCCCCCGGAGCCGGAGGAGGAGATCCTGGGCTCCGACGATGAGGAGCAGGAGGACCCAACGGACTACTGCAAAG GAGGCTACCATCCGGTCAAGATCGGAGACTTGTTCAACGGGAGGTACCATGTGATAAGGAAGTTGGGGTGGGGCCATTTCTCCACCGTATGGCTATGCTGGGACATACA agtgaAGAACTTTGTGGCCATGAAGGTGGTGAAAAGCGCCCAGCATTACACCGAGACGGCCCTGGATGAGATCAAACTGCTGCGATGC gTGAGGGAGAGCGACCCCGCCGACCCCAACAAGGACATGGTGGTCCAGCTGATAGATGATTTTAAAATCTCTGGTGTCAACGGCATTC ATGTGTGCATGGTGTTCGAGGTACTGGGTCATCACCTGCTCAAGTGGATCATCAAGTCCAACTACCAAGGCCTGCCGCTGCCATGCGTCAAGAGCATCATCAAACAG GTCTTGCAAGGGCTGGACTACCTGCACaccaaatgtaaaatcatccACACGGACATCAAGCCCGAGAACATCCTGATGTGCGTGGACGATGTGTTTGTCAGGCGCATGGCCATGGAGGCCACCGAGTGGCAGAAAGCCGGAGCTCCGCCCCCTTCTGGGTCGGCGG ttagCACAGCCCCCCAGCTCAAACCGGTGAGTACGACTGAT GTGGGCAAAATCTccaagaacaagaagaagaagcttaAGAAGAAGCAAAAGCGTCAGGCCGAGTTGCTGGAAAAGCGGATGCTGGAGATCGAAGCCCTGGAGAGGGAAGCCGAGAAGAAGGAGGAGCGAGCCAACGAAGAGTgcgacgaggaagaggaggacgaagaggaggaggaggaggggacgAACGAAGAGGATGCGCCGAAGCCGGAGCGGCAGTCCACGCCGACCTCGGCGCCTCCGGGTCCCTGCATGGCCCTCGGAGAGAgcgatgaggatgacgatgaggaggaggacggggaagaggaggaggaggaggaaggtggcGAGAGGCCCACAAGGTTGACCAATCATACAT GTGCGGCGCACAACGAGGAGCCCAGCGacgagcaggaggaggaggaagaagaggaggaagaggaagaagccCCCCGCATCATCGATGACGACTGTGGCAAAGACACAGAAGAAGAGGAGACCACGCCCGTGGCCGAAAAAGACGCCCCCATCCCTCCCGGGAATGGAGATTTGACACAGGCGGGggagcaggaacaggaacaggaacaggaggaggaggagggactgAAAGACCTGGAGGTGGAGAAAGAGGTAGAGAGAGTCAACGACAAGGAGAAGGAAAATGAGCTTGAGGAGAAGGAGACGGAGAAGACAGACGAAGacaaggaagaggaggaggaggaggaggaggaggaggaggaagaagacgagGATGACGACACCACCGCCGACCTCCTCACAGACAACAGCTCCCCCGTCAAGACGCACGCCAATAACAACAACGAGGCCAAAACCAACGGCCACGTCCTGCTCGCCTCGGAGGGGTCTGACGCCCACCTGCCCCCCACGTCCGGGCCTCTCCTCTGCCCCCTGGTGGAGTCCGAGCTCAGCTACACCGACAGGGACCTCTCGCTCAGCTCCGGCTACGAGATGTTCAACGGCGAGGCGGGCGAGCCGGGACTCACCAACGGATCGGGCGAGCTCCCCAGGGCCGCCGTGGCGCTCTTTCCAGAGTTGCCTCTGGACCCGGAGCCGGGAAGTCCCGTTTGCGGGGGGACGGGCGACACTGGGGCGGGGAAGTCGCCCGAGAGCCCCGCGGCGGACCGCAGCCGCACTGTGTCGTCATCCAGCACGGGGGAAACGCCTAAAG CCCGAGCCCGAGCCGCAGACCTCCTGATTAACCCACTTGACCCCCGCAACGCTGAATCAATCCGAGTGAAAATAGCTGACCTTGGAAATGCCTGCTGGGTG CACAAGCACTTTACGGAGGACATCCAGACGAGACAGTACCGCTCCATCGAAGTGCTGATAGGAGCCGGTTACAGCACCCCTGCCGACATCTGGAGCACCGCCTGCATG GCCTTTGAACTGGCCACGGGAGATTACCTGTTTGAGCCGCATTCGGGCGAGGACTACTCGAGAGATGAGG ACCACATAGCCCACATCATAGAGCTACTGGGCTGTATCCCAAGACACTTTGCGCTCTCCGGAAAATATTCCCGCGAGTTCTTCAACAGAAGAG ACCACATCGCTCTGATCTCGGAGCTCCTCGGGAAGGTCCCACGCAAACTGTACGCTGCCGGGAAGTTCAGCAAAGACTTTTTCTCCACCAAAG GCGAGCTGCGGCACATCACCAAGCTGAAGCCGTGGTCTCTCTTCGACGTGCTGGTGGAGAAGTACGGCTGGGCGCACGAGGACGCCGGCCACTTCACCCAATTCTTGCTGCCCATGCTGGAGATGGTGCCCGAGAAGCGTGCATCCGCGGGAGAATGCCTCAACCACGCGTGGCTCAACTCGTAG